Proteins from a genomic interval of Labrus mixtus chromosome 24, fLabMix1.1, whole genome shotgun sequence:
- the sts gene encoding steryl-sulfatase — protein MKWACLTSSALLLLLLLLPVEGSVESLHESRRPNFVLMMVDDLGIGDLGCYGNKTLRTPHIDQLAEEGVKLTHHIAAASLCTPSRAAFLTGRYPIRSGIYGSGRNQVFILNAAPGGLPSTEVTFAKIAKQRGYDTALIGKWHLGLNCNSSDDHCHHPSVHGFNYFFGIPLTNLRDCQPGHGTVFQFHKYLPYRTLVVVLLTSVVLQYCGLIAVGRRLILALLVLLLLAAGLLAAFITLMPYFNCILMREHRVIEQPFVSENLTQRMTREAVDFMESNAETPFLLFFSFIQVHTAMFASARFRGSSQHGIYGDAVHEVDWSVGELMQTLDRLKLREHTLVYLTSDQGAHLEEISARGEVHRGWNGIYKAGKSTNWEGGIRVPGIVRWPGMIPGGRVVDEPTSNMDVFPTVVRLSGASVPEDREVDGRDLMALLQGKTDRSDHEFLFHYCSRYLNAVRWHPQNSSSVWKAFFFTPNFYPENETACHHTHLCFCEPDYVTYHDPPLLFDLSRDPSETTPLTPDAEPAFSSVLAVMNEAAEAHRRSVTPGENQVSAEGLLWRPWMQPCCSTLSQLCQCQEEEEGEGEEEEEEEEEEEEGEGEEEGEEEEEEEEEGEGEGEEEGEEEEEEEEEGEGEEGGEEEEEEEEEEEEEGEEEGEEEEEEEEEEEEEGEEEGEEEQEEEELEEEEQEEEEEDGALGGKTKNTRLVTNETFTL, from the exons ATGAAGTGGGCATGTTTGACGTCCTccgcgctgctgctgctgctgctgctgcttcccgTGGAGGGGAGCGTTGAGTCCCTGCACGAGAGCAGGAGGCCGAATTTTGTCCTCATGATGGTGGACGACCTCGGGATCGGAGACCTGGGCTGCTACGGAAATAAAACTCTgag GACCCCCCATATCGACCAGCTGGCGGAGGAAGGGGTGAAGCTGACTCATCACATCGCTGCAGCCAGCCTCTGCACCCCCAGCAGGGCCGCATTTCTCACCGGGCGCTACCCGATAAGATCAG GGATTTATGGGAGTGGGAGAAACCAGGTCTTCATACTGAACGCAGCGCCCGGAGGTCTCCCCAGCACAGAGGTCACCTTTGCAAAGATCGCTAAACAGCGCGGCTATGACACGGCGCTAATCG gaaagtGGCACCTCGGACTGAACTGTAACAGCAGCGACGATCACTGCCACCACCCCAGCGTGCACGGCTTCAACTATTTCTTCGGCATCCCTTTGACCAACCTGCGGGACTGCCAGCCCGGACACGGCACCGTGTTCCAGTTCCACAAATATCTGCCCTACAGGACGCTGGTCGTCGTCTTACTCACCTCAGTTGTCCTCCAGTACTGCGGCCTCATCGCCGTCGGCAGAAGGCTGATCCTGGCTCTGctggttctgctgctgctggctgcagGACTGCTCGCAGCGTTCATCACGCTCATGCCGTACTTCAACTGCATCCtgatgagggagcacagagtcATAGAGCAGCCGTTTGTGTCTGAAAACCTGACGCAGAGGATGACGCGCGAGGCCGTGGACTTCATGGAGAG caacGCTGAGACGCCGTTCCTGCTGTTCTTCTCTTTCATCCAAGTGCACACGGCCATGTTCGCTTCTGCACGCTTCAGAGGGAGCAGCCAACACGGCATCTACGGGGACGCCGTCCACGAGGTGGACTGGAGCGTCG GCGAGCTCATGCAGACTCTGGACAGACTCAAACTGAGAGAACACACTCTGGTGTACCTGACCTCCGATCAGGGAGCTCACCTGGAGGAGATCTCTGCACGAGGAGAGGTGCACCGAGGCTGGAACGGGATTTACAAAG CGGGGAAGTCCACCAACTGGGAGGGAGGCATCCGGGTGCCGGGGATCGTGCGTTGGCCGGGGATGATCCCGGGCGGCAGGGTGGTAGACGAGCCCACCAGCAACATGGACGTGTTTCCGACGGTGGTGCGGCTGAGCGGCGCGTCGGTCCCCGAGGACAG GGAGGTCGACGGTCGTGACCTCATGGCGTTGCTGCAGGGGAAGACGGACAGATCAGACCACGAGTTTCTGTTCCATTACTGCAGCAGATACCTGAACGCAGTCAGATGGCATCCTCAAAACA gtaGCTCAGTGTGGAAAGCCTTTTTCTTCACACCAAACTTCTACCCTGAGAACGAGACGGCGTGCcaccacacacacctctgctTCTGCGAGCCGGACTACGTGACCTACCACGATCCCCCGCTGCTCTTCGATCTCTCCAGGGACCCGTCGGAGACCACGCCGCTGACTCCCGACGCCGAGCCCGCCTTCAGCTCCGTCCTGGCTGTGATGAACGAGGCCGCAGAGGCGCATCGGAGGTCGGTGACGCCCGGGGAGAACCAGGTGTCTGCAGAGGGCCTGCTGTGGAGACCCTGGATGCAGCCCTGCTGCTCCACGCTCTCTCAGCTCTGTCagtgtcaggaggaggaggagggggagggggaggaggaggaggaggaggaagaggaggaggaggagggggagggggaggaggagggggaagaggaggaggaggaggaagaggagggggagggggagggggaggaggagggggaagaggaggaggaggaggaagaggagggggagggggaggaggggggggaagaggaggaggaggaggaggaagaggaggaagaggagggggaggaggagggggaagaggaagaggaggaggaggaagaggaggaagaggagggggaggaggagggggaggaggagcaggaggaagaggagctggaggaagaggagcaggaggaagaggaggaggatggagctCTCGgtggtaaaacaaaaaacactcgTCTTGTGACTAATGAGACTTTCACACTCTGA
- the pnpla4 gene encoding patatin-like phospholipase domain-containing protein 4 → MIVVVSLQVFAMAVLNLSFAACGFLGIYHLGAVGAFLRHGGRLVGSLRACAGASAGALVAALMVTAPDKLEHCKDFTFRFAESVRRQRFGAVTPGYDFMLTLREGIEEILPADAHSLASDRLHVSITHSKSGRNHVVSRFTCREELIQALLASSFVPVYAGLRPVEFKGEKWIDGGFTDSLPILPVGRTVTVSPFAGLQDVCPVHRGRYNHHLRLANMNVMFSMENIKRLNQALFPPSSSGMTSYYEEGFSDAVRFMKREAWMS, encoded by the exons ATGATTGTGGTCGTGTCTCTGCAGGTCTTTGCGATGGCCGTCCTGAACCTGTCCTTTGCTGCGTGTGGGTTCTTGGGGATCTACCACCTGGGGGCCGTGGGGGCCTTTCTCCGTCACGGCGGCCGGCTGGTGGGGTCCCTCAGGGCGTGTGCGGGGGCTTCGgccggggcgctggtggcagcCTTGATGGTCACAGCGCCTGATAAATTAGAG CACTGTAAAGATTTCACGTTCAGGTTTGCAGAGAGCGTGCGGCGTCAGAGGTTTGGAGCCGTCACCCCGGGATACGACTTCATGCTCACGCTGCG GGAGGGGATTGAAGAGATTCTGCCCGCCGACGCTCACAGCCTGGCCTCGGACCGCCTCCACGTCTCCATCACACACTCCAAGAGCGGGAGGAACCACGTGGTGTCCAGGTTTACCTGCAGGGAGGAGCTCATACAG GCTCTTCTGGCCAGCAGCTTTGTGCCCGTCTATGCCGGACTCAGACCTGTGGAGTTCAAAGGAGAG AAATGGATCGATGGAGGATTCACCGACAGTCTGCCCATCCTGCCCGTGGGACGAACCGTCACCGTGTCTCCTTTTGCTGGACTGCAGGATGTGTGTCCTGTTCACAGGGGGCGCTACAACCATCACCTCAGACTGGCCAACATGAACGTAATG TTCTCCATGGAAAACATCAAACGTCTGAACCAGGCTCTGTTCCCTCCGTCCAGCAGCGGCATGACGTCTTACTACGAGGAAGGTTTCAGTGACGCTGTGAGGTTCATGAAGAGAGAGGCCTGGATGAGCTGA